The Maridesulfovibrio frigidus DSM 17176 genome has a segment encoding these proteins:
- a CDS encoding membrane protein: MSFSPDVLWNGLGWPLIRLVLFISLGLLIGNILEGLRWTRAMGKVATPLIRMGRLKDISGASFALAFFSGVAANSMLSEAYEKGEISDKELVVSNLFNSLPTYFLHMPTVFFIAAPFIGSVAFVYVGLTLLAACIRTVLIVLWGRFWLPSDGCCGSISAKLASHEPKNIAEIVSKAFKRLRKRLPRVVFITVPIYTVFFFLRYYGYLASFQEYLSENLSFLSWLNPEIFGIVAFSLAAEFTAGLAAAGSLLGDGTLAPRDIVLALMIGNILSTPMRALRHQLPYYAGIFRGRMALKLIIYNQALRSASLVLVGTVYFFVSM, from the coding sequence TTGTCTTTTTCACCGGATGTTTTGTGGAATGGACTTGGCTGGCCGTTGATACGGCTGGTTCTGTTCATTAGCCTAGGTCTTTTAATCGGTAATATTCTTGAAGGGCTTCGCTGGACGCGGGCTATGGGGAAGGTCGCTACTCCTTTAATACGGATGGGGCGGCTGAAAGATATAAGTGGGGCCAGCTTTGCGTTGGCTTTTTTTTCGGGAGTTGCCGCAAACTCCATGCTTTCCGAAGCTTATGAAAAGGGTGAAATATCTGATAAAGAGTTAGTGGTATCCAACCTTTTTAACAGTTTACCCACTTATTTTCTCCATATGCCTACGGTCTTTTTTATAGCGGCTCCTTTTATCGGAAGTGTAGCTTTTGTTTATGTCGGGCTGACTTTGCTGGCTGCTTGTATACGAACAGTATTGATTGTTTTATGGGGCCGTTTTTGGCTTCCTTCAGACGGATGCTGTGGTAGTATTTCAGCTAAACTGGCAAGCCATGAGCCCAAAAACATAGCCGAAATAGTTTCAAAAGCGTTTAAGAGATTACGCAAAAGATTGCCCCGTGTGGTTTTCATTACGGTTCCTATCTACACAGTGTTCTTTTTTCTGCGTTACTATGGGTATCTTGCTTCATTTCAAGAATATTTAAGCGAGAATTTAAGTTTCCTATCGTGGTTGAATCCGGAGATTTTCGGGATTGTAGCTTTTAGTTTAGCGGCAGAATTTACAGCTGGGCTTGCAGCAGCCGGTTCTCTTTTAGGGGATGGAACTCTCGCACCACGTGATATTGTTTTAGCTCTTATGATTGGGAATATTTTATCTACTCCTATGCGTGCTTTGCGGCACCAGCTTCCTTATTACGCAGGTATTTTTAGAGGAAGAATGGCGTTGAAGCTAATTATTTATAATCAGGCTTTGCGCTCCGCAAGTTTGGTTCTTGTAGGAACAGTTTATTTCTTTGTAAGCATGTAA